From Chryseobacterium shandongense, the proteins below share one genomic window:
- a CDS encoding NAD(P)H-dependent glycerol-3-phosphate dehydrogenase → MAKKKTNTESNPKKSKNDVAVGVVGSGSFATAIVKMLVENCKTVHWCVRNEYVKGAIEQRGHNPTYLTAVNFNLKNLKLTTDINELVIACETVVLATPSIYLSDTLDKMTCDYKNKIFVSAIKGIIPKVNDVVAHYLRDEFKIGFRNQAVIAGPCHAEEVAMERLSYLTIATVEDETSEKLVNIFNSDFIKVHSSKDILGNEYSAILKNIFAIGAGIASGLGYGDNFTAVFVSNAIREMETFLESIYEAPRDVNESAYLGDLLVTAYSLFSRNRNLGNLIGKGYTVKSAIQSMKMVAEGYYAANSIYKTSKDKGLKLPIVDTIYGILYEGKNAEKQFKKLTTKLN, encoded by the coding sequence ATGGCTAAAAAGAAAACGAATACAGAATCGAATCCGAAAAAAAGCAAAAATGATGTTGCCGTAGGTGTGGTTGGAAGCGGAAGTTTTGCTACTGCTATCGTAAAAATGCTGGTTGAAAATTGTAAAACAGTACATTGGTGCGTTAGAAACGAATATGTAAAAGGCGCCATCGAGCAGCGAGGACACAACCCAACTTACCTTACTGCAGTTAATTTCAATCTGAAAAATCTAAAGCTTACAACCGATATCAATGAGCTTGTTATCGCCTGTGAAACAGTTGTCCTGGCGACACCATCCATTTATCTTTCCGATACGCTGGATAAAATGACCTGCGACTATAAAAATAAAATTTTTGTGTCCGCAATTAAAGGGATTATTCCTAAGGTAAATGATGTTGTAGCCCATTATCTGAGAGACGAATTTAAAATAGGATTCCGTAACCAGGCCGTTATTGCCGGCCCTTGTCATGCCGAAGAAGTTGCAATGGAAAGACTTTCTTACCTTACCATAGCCACAGTGGAAGATGAAACATCCGAAAAGCTGGTGAATATTTTCAACTCAGATTTTATTAAGGTACATTCCAGTAAAGATATTTTAGGAAATGAATACAGTGCAATCCTTAAAAACATTTTCGCCATTGGAGCAGGTATTGCAAGTGGTTTGGGATATGGAGACAACTTCACCGCGGTTTTCGTATCTAATGCCATTCGTGAAATGGAAACTTTTCTGGAATCAATTTACGAAGCACCAAGAGATGTTAACGAAAGCGCATATCTCGGGGATTTACTGGTAACCGCTTATTCATTATTCTCAAGAAACAGAAATTTAGGGAACCTTATCGGAAAAGGATATACCGTGAAATCAGCAATCCAGTCGATGAAAATGGTGGCAGAAGGATACTATGCTGCTAATTCCATTTATAAAACATCAAAAGATAAGGGATTAAAGCTTCCTATTGTTGATACCATTTACGGAATTCTTTACGAAGGTAAAAATGCCGAAAAACAGTTTAAAAAACTGACAACAAAATTAAATTAA